The stretch of DNA TGCAGCTGCTGAAAAGAATCCGAACATGACAGCACCACCGTTATATTGAATTTGTACGAGTACTACGAATAAGGGAAGTACCATTGTACTTACATTTACAACCATAGCTAAGATGATAAGCTTAAAAACTTCCGTCTTCATCCGAAGATACTTATACCCATGAACTAATTCTTGAAGAAGCGATGTCTTGGTATTTGTCTTTATATCTTCTTTTGAGGCAGCAATAGCTACCTCATCTATGTTCGTAGGTCTTACTTTACTAGTAATTTCAACTAAAAACATAAGAATTAGGCTAGCAATTAAATAAATAAGTGAATGTGATAACATAACACCAACAAATCCAATAAGTGCTATGGCAAAACCGCTAATCGACGTACCGATCAACGTAGCTACTTGGCCTGATGAACTAATGAACCCATTTACTTTCAACAGATTTTTTTGCGAAACAATTCTTGGGAGTAATCGGTTCTTCGCTGGAGCAACAATAAACATTCCTACATCATGCAATATAAGTCCAACGTAGACTACAATTAAAAAATAATCAAAAAAGAAATGAAAACTAATCGCCATAAAAATTCCTACAGTTAGCATGACGAGAAATCCAATTTGCATAAATCGCTTCGGTTCAAATCGATCAGCGAACGTTCCGAGTAACGGACCAATCAATATTTGTGTTGCAAAAGTTAATGCTGTAATAATGGAAGCCAATAATGCCGATTGTGAGACTTCATAAACATACCAAAAAATTGCTATATCATACACGCTATCTGCTAATTGAGTTAAAAATTGGTTGGAAACAATTATCTTCATGTTTCGTTTTTTCATTATGAACCCCTCCGTTACCTTATCTATTTTTAGTTTAATGAGGAAAGTTATTTTTCTAAACGGTAACTGGATGGATTTCATCTAAGTCTAAAGACCGATATTGTAAACAATTGCTCCGTGCTATTTTTGATATAATAAAACAAAATTAAA from Oceanobacillus iheyensis HTE831 encodes:
- a CDS encoding MFS transporter — its product is MKKRNMKIIVSNQFLTQLADSVYDIAIFWYVYEVSQSALLASIITALTFATQILIGPLLGTFADRFEPKRFMQIGFLVMLTVGIFMAISFHFFFDYFLIVVYVGLILHDVGMFIVAPAKNRLLPRIVSQKNLLKVNGFISSSGQVATLIGTSISGFAIALIGFVGVMLSHSLIYLIASLILMFLVEITSKVRPTNIDEVAIAASKEDIKTNTKTSLLQELVHGYKYLRMKTEVFKLIILAMVVNVSTMVLPLFVVLVQIQYNGGAVMFGFFSAAASIASIIVGLMITKLTEKLSVAQIFSYSFLVAGITLILLTLTSIPVIGIALYFSFTFVIVALNIKFNTYLITMVDDEVRGRVFGIIGAISGFLIPICSLLGGWLADTFHVNIVFILSGAWIFCTGIYVFFDKDIQQIKEPVINEENTLSI